The genomic DNA TCCGCCCTTCATGGTTGGAATCTCCAGACGTATAAGTTCTCTCACGATGTCTTGGATGGACCAATCTTGTAAATACCAATCGTATATCAAACGAACTACCCCTGCCTGTTCCTCGTTGATTTCAAGGGTGGGCTGTCCATCTTTTGTGATTTTACGATAGCCGTAGGTCGCTACAAACTTTGGCTTTCCTTTTTGCAAACTTTTTTCATAGCCCCATTTGACAGAGGCGGAGATCGTTTCAATTTCTTCTTGTGCCAGAGCTGCATAGGTGCTTAGCAGAAATTGATTGTATTCAACCGAGGTATCTACCTTTTGCTCTTCAAAGTACACGCCGACTCCCTTCGCCTTTAGCTCTTCTACAATCGTGATAAGATGCTCCGCATTCCGTGTGAAGCGAGACACATTTTTGGTCAAAATAAAATCGACACGTCCTTCATGGCAGTGGCGGATAAGTCGTTGTAACCCTTTCTGCTTATTGGCATTCCCACCACTCGTGCCGTTATCAAAATACACACCAACAAACTTCCAGTTCGGCTTACTTCGAATGAGATGCGTATAATGTTGCACTTGGTTCTCTAGCGAATGCAGTTGCTTTTCTAAATCTGTACTTACTCGACAATAAGCAGCTACCTTCACTTCATGGTTTCCGATTAACGGACTTTCTTCCCTTGCCTTGACTGGATCCCACAACGTTCGGACCCACATACCTTTTTGAATTTCATCCAATATAAAAACCCCTTTCCTATAAGTGATAATGGCTCGTGTCCATCTATCACTCACATCCCGAGAACTTTCAAGTTCTTTTTATGGGTGGAAAGAGGTTTATGTTTATTTGATTAAATTTTGCTTATTTCTTCTTGGGTGTCTTTCGTTCTCTTACACAGAGGGTCCGTTTCACCCCGCATTTAAATTGAAATTCAACTATTCGTTCCTTATAAATAATGCCCCGTTCGATTGTCTTTTTGAAAAGCGTTACATCAAAGTCCTCTAGTTTCTCAGTTTCTTCTAATAAGACTAGGAGCGATTGAAATTGCTTTTCTAAATAAAGTTGTTCTTGCATGTTGTCCTCTAGGCTGTCCCGCTCCTGTTGGAGAATTTCTTGTTCATAAATCAAGTGCCTTAATGTCGCATCGTAAATGGCATCGCTGGTGGCGGACTCTCTTGCAGCCAAGTCACTAATGCGGTCGGTTATCGCTTCAATTTGCGTGTTCAACTCCTCCAGCCGTTGTTGTTCCGGTGGCGAGAGGGATGCTTTTTGAATGGCTTGTTTCGCTTCTTCTATTACTTCATCGAGGTTTTCTTTCATTCCCCTCATAATTTTCATAAAGGCATTTTCAAGGTCTGTCTCATGAACATAACTTGTTTTACAATCTTTATAGTCTCGATCTAGCCCTGCAGTCACTCGGCATTGCCATGCAGAAATGTAATACTTCTCCCCCTTCCTGCTTGAAGTCATCCTTCTTCGTATCACCGGCCTTCCACATTCTCCGCAATAGTACTGATTGGAAAATGGGCTGTGTCCGCTAAAGTGCTGCCGGTATTTGTTATCCGGGTCCCGCATCATCAAACTTCGCCTTTTCATTTCTTGTTGAACGGCTTCAAAGGTTTCTTCGCTGATAATGGCTGGGTGGGTGTTCTTTACAAAATACTGTGGTTGAATATCTCGGTTGCGAACGCGTTTATGCGATAAAAAATCAATCGTAACGGTCTTCTGTGCTAAACAGTGGCCTTGGTACTTCTCTTGTTTCAAGATTTTATAAACCGCATCTGACGTCCACGTTTTATTTCCCTTTCCTGTCTTTAATCCATCTCTTGTTAGGCCTTTTGCAATGCTTGGACACCCTTTTCCTTCTAAATACTCTCGAAAAATTCGTCTGACTACTTCAGCTTGTTCCTCGTTAATCACAATTTCTCCGTCCTCATCGGTATCATAGCCCAAGAAGAAGGTAGTCGGCATGTGTACGATACCTTGTTGGAATCTCTTCTGAACGCCCCATTTCGTATTTTCACTTACGCTGCGGCTTTCTTCCTGTGCCATTGAGGATAAAATCGTTAGGAAAAGCTCTGACTTTGAATCTAATGTGTCAATATTTTCCTTTTCAAAGAAAACACCCACGGCTGGCCTTAGACTCTTCAAACGCCTGATAATTGATATGCAGTCAAGAGTGTTTCTCGCGAAGCGACTGATTGACTTGGTCAAAATATAGTCAATCCGCCCTTCTTCACAGTCTTGGATCATTCGATTAAATTCTGTACGGTTCTTCGTCGAGGTCCCTGATATCCCTTCATCTGCATACACATCTGCGAGTATCCAAGCAGGGTTTTTACTTACATAATCTTTGTAATGATCCACTTGGAGTTCATAACTGCTTGCCTGCATTTCTGAGTCAGTGGATACTCGGGCATAAACTGCAATCCGTTTCTTTTGTCCACCAGGATTCGCTTCCGTCCGGCTCGTTCTAGCCTTTGCCGGAATTATCCGAACCCTTGAAGGGCTTTGATGGTTAGTCAATATCATGATCTCCTTTCCCAAAATCAATAATGGTTTCTTTACCGTCAATCCAATGCATACAAAAGGACATTGGTGATATCGCTTTTATGCGAACTACCCATGCCCTTAAAAATGCAGTTTGTTTCATCTCTTCATGTAATAGTTTTATTGGATTTCTAACTGCATCCATTTCCCTAAGCTTTATTAGTGCTGCTTTGCGAAAAGCGACATCCTGATCCAGAAGTTCCCACCATTCTTCTTTTACTCTTAACTCCTTCTCAATAGCTTCACGTTTGCGTGACAGTTCCTCAAGTACTTCTTTTGATTTCTCTGCTTCTGTTCCATTGGCGTTTATAAGGGCTACATTTTCTTCTAATAAAATCCGTTCTAAATCTAAGCGCAGTTGGTTGTAAGAAAAATCTCTTGCGGCGACTGCCCTAGTCAGGTCCTTTTGCATACGATCTATATCAATTACCTTCCTTATTGACCGATAGCGTTCGAGAAAAGCTTCTTGCATTGCTTTTAAAATTATCGTTTCTTGGATTCCTTGCATCTTACAAAGCTCTTTGCTTTTTCTGCTATTTTCACAACGCCATGTAACTCTCTCTCGGCAGACAAATCGGTGCAGATTTCCTCCACAAACTCCACATTGGATTCTGCTCGATAGTGGATAGCGTTTCGTCTTTTTATTAGGATTTGGTTTGTTGCGCCTCTCCAGTTCTCTTTGGACTGCTTCAAATACTTCTTGACTTACAATGGGTTCGTGGTGGTTCTCGATGAAATATTGAGTTCGTTCACCTGTGTTTAATTGCTGTTTATGAGAAAGGTGATCTTCCACATATGTTTTTTGGCAAATAACATCCCCCGTATAATCACTGTTTTGTAGCATTAACTTTAAGGTTGGTGATGACCAGTCTGTGCGTCCGTTCGTTTTTTTATATTTCTTTCTGATGAACTGTTTGCATATTTGGGAGAGTGTCTTGCCGTTCAAGATTTCATTAAAAGCCTCTCGAACAATTTGGGCTTCCTCTTCTACTACAACCCACTCTTTTCTTTCATTTAGTTCATAGCCGAGTTTCTTTACAAAGATCGGTTCACCTCTTTCAAACCTCTTAGTTTTAGCCCAAGTTATATTCTCCGAAATGCTTCTGCTTTCTTCCTGTGCTGTTGCGGAAAGCATGGTCAAAATAAACTCGCTTGCCATATCATCTGTGTCAATATTCTCTTTATCAAATATAATGCGCACTCCAAGTTGTCGCAGTTTCCGTATCGTATTAATTGCGTCAAGTACATTCCTCGCAAATCTTGATACCGACTTGCAAAGAATAAGATCAATTTTCTTT from Robertmurraya sp. FSL R5-0851 includes the following:
- a CDS encoding recombinase family protein — encoded protein: MTNHQSPSRVRIIPAKARTSRTEANPGGQKKRIAVYARVSTDSEMQASSYELQVDHYKDYVSKNPAWILADVYADEGISGTSTKNRTEFNRMIQDCEEGRIDYILTKSISRFARNTLDCISIIRRLKSLRPAVGVFFEKENIDTLDSKSELFLTILSSMAQEESRSVSENTKWGVQKRFQQGIVHMPTTFFLGYDTDEDGEIVINEEQAEVVRRIFREYLEGKGCPSIAKGLTRDGLKTGKGNKTWTSDAVYKILKQEKYQGHCLAQKTVTIDFLSHKRVRNRDIQPQYFVKNTHPAIISEETFEAVQQEMKRRSLMMRDPDNKYRQHFSGHSPFSNQYYCGECGRPVIRRRMTSSRKGEKYYISAWQCRVTAGLDRDYKDCKTSYVHETDLENAFMKIMRGMKENLDEVIEEAKQAIQKASLSPPEQQRLEELNTQIEAITDRISDLAARESATSDAIYDATLRHLIYEQEILQQERDSLEDNMQEQLYLEKQFQSLLVLLEETEKLEDFDVTLFKKTIERGIIYKERIVEFQFKCGVKRTLCVRERKTPKKK
- a CDS encoding recombinase family protein, whose amino-acid sequence is MAEALFGSFGQGVGGISLMELPPEKPKQLRVAAYVRVSSLSDEQEGSFDNQKTHYTQLIRSTPGWKMVDIYTDHGRTGTSMAKRPGFNRMIRHATEKKIDLILCKSVSRFARNVLDAINTIRKLRQLGVRIIFDKENIDTDDMASEFILTMLSATAQEESRSISENITWAKTKRFERGEPIFVKKLGYELNERKEWVVVEEEAQIVREAFNEILNGKTLSQICKQFIRKKYKKTNGRTDWSSPTLKLMLQNSDYTGDVICQKTYVEDHLSHKQQLNTGERTQYFIENHHEPIVSQEVFEAVQRELERRNKPNPNKKTKRYPLSSRIQCGVCGGNLHRFVCRERVTWRCENSRKSKELCKMQGIQETIILKAMQEAFLERYRSIRKVIDIDRMQKDLTRAVAARDFSYNQLRLDLERILLEENVALINANGTEAEKSKEVLEELSRKREAIEKELRVKEEWWELLDQDVAFRKAALIKLREMDAVRNPIKLLHEEMKQTAFLRAWVVRIKAISPMSFCMHWIDGKETIIDFGKGDHDID